Genomic segment of Microbacterium sp. BH-3-3-3:
CTCGCCGCCGCCTGGTCGCCCGCCGACCTCGAGGCCGCCCTGCACGCCCACCCCCGCATCGGCGCGAACGTCTCGGGCGACGGGGCCGAGGCCGCGGCATCCCGTCGCGAACAGGGCTCGATGGCCGCCGCCGCCGATGACGACGTCGCCGCGATCGCCGCCGGCAACACTGCGTACGAGCAGCGCTTCGGCCGCGTCTTCCTCATCCGCGCCGCCGGCCGCACCCCGGGCGAGCTGCGAGCCGAGCTCGAGCGCCGCCTCGGCAACGACCCCGACGGCGAGACCATCGAAGCCACGCGCCAACTCGCCGAGATCGCCCTGCTGCGCCTGCGCACGACCTTCGCCGACGACGCCCCCGCCGAACCGGAGGCCGCCGAATGAGCCACCTCACCACCCACATCCTGGATGCCACGGCGGGCACCCCCGCCGCGGGCGTCGCCGTGACGCTGGCCCATCTCGACGGCGCGACGATCGACGCGGCCGAGACCGACGCCGACGGCCGCCTCGCCCTCGGTCCCGACCGCCTCGACGACGGCGACTACAGCCTGACCTTCGCCACCGGGGCGTACTTCCGGTCCCGGGGTGTCGCGTCGTTCCACCCCGTGGCGAGCGTCGCGTTCACCGTCGCGGGCGACGCGCACCTGCACGTGCCGCTCCTTTTGAGCCCGTTCGCCTACTCGACCTACCGCGGCAGCTGAGGAGCACCATGAGAGTCATCGTCATCGGCGCGGGCGTCGGCGGCACCTCGGCCGCCCTCGCCCTGCAGAAGCTCGGCCACGACGTCGTCGTCTACGACCGGATGCGCGAGAACCGCCCGGTCGGAGCAGCCCTGTCGCTGTGGTCCAACGGCGTCAAGGTGCTGAACTGGCTCGGCCTCGGACCCCAGGTCGTCGCCCTCGGCGGGCGGATGGACGACATGGCCTACTACGACGGCCACACCGGAGACGAGCTCTGCCGCTTCAGCCTCGCCCCCGTCACCACCCAGACCGGTCAGCGTCCGTACCCGGTCGCGCGCGCCGACCTGCAGCAGCTGATGATGGATGCCGTCGGACCCGCGAACATCCATCTCGGCCGTCAGCTGGTCGGGGTGTCCGACGACGGCGAGACGGTGACGGCCACGTTCGCCGACGGGACGACCGACACCGCCGACCTGCTCATCGGCGCCGACGGAGCACGCTCGCTCGTGCGGGACTACGTCACCGAGCCCACCGGCATCCGCCCCGAACGCACGTACTCCGGCTACGTCAACTACAACGGCCTCGTCGCCGCCGACGAGCGCATCGGGCCGCTCGACCAATGGACGACCTACGTCGGCGACGGCAAACGGTGTGCCGTCATGCCCGTCGCGGGCGACCGCTTCTACTTCTTCGTCGATGTGCCCGGGCCTTCGGGTGTGGTCGAAGACCGCATGTCGGCTCTCGAGGCCGCGTTCGGCTCGTGGGGCGCCCCCGGGGTGCGCGCGCTCCTCGACGGCATCGACCCCGACGAGTCCCTGAACCGCGTGGAGATCTGGGACATCGACCCGTTCGACACCTGGGTGCGCGGTCGCGTGGCCATCCTCGGCGACGCGGCGCACAACACCGCCCCCGACATCGGTCAGGGCGCCTGCTCTGCCCTGGAAGACAGCTTCGCCCTGGGCATCGTGTTCGCGACCTCGACCCTCGGCGTCGAAGACGCGTTGAAGCGGTACGAGCGCATCCGCACCGAGCGGGCGGGCGACCTGGTGCTGCGCGCCCGCAAGCGCGCGCACGAGACGCACGCCTTCGACGTCGACGCGACCCAGGCCTGGTACGACGGACTGCGCCGTGAGGACGGCACGGGCGTCATCCGCGGCATCGTCGGCAACATCGAGGGCAGCCCGGTGGAACTCGGGGCGAGCGTGCTGGGCTGAGCCTCGCCACGAACCTCGTCCCACTTTCGGCGGCCTGGGAGCCGCGCAGGCAGCCGTTTCGGGGACACGGTCCACCGAAAGCGGGACGCGGGCCGCGCGGACGCGACGCGAAGCCGAGCCGGGCGTGTGACCTCGCGTGACGGCGGGACGGGGACGAGCGCGGAGGGCCGTGGCACCGTGGGACCGACGCACACCGACCCCGCACTGCCTTCGGGAGGCACCATGTCCGAGTACTTCGACCGCACCGCCGACAAGACCTACACCAAGGTCTACAAGGCCGAGACGCCCGACATCCTCGCCGCGTTCGCCGCCTTCGACCAGGCCGTCTTCGCTCCCGAGGGGCGCGCGATCCCGCTGAAGTACCGCGAGCTGATCGCGCTGGCGGTGGGCATCACGACGCAGTGCGTGTACTGCATCGACGGGCACTCGCAGAACGCCGTGAAGGCCGGCGCGACCGAGGCCGAGCTCGCCGAGGCGGCGTGGGTCGCCACCGCCATCCGCGCCGGCGGCGGCTACGCGCACGGACGCCTGGCGTTCAAACTCGCCGACGACGCCCGTCCCGACCACCAGCACTGACCCGCGCCGTGGCCGACATATCCCCCCTCGAGGCCGAGGCGCTCGAGTTCATCCGCGCCCTGATCCGCATCGACAGCGTCAACACGGGCGAGGCCGCGACCATCGGCGACGGCGAGACCCGGGCCGCGCTGTTCGTGCAGGACCAGCTGCGCGACGCCGGGTACGACACGACGCTGGTCGAGCCGGTGCCGGGACGCGCGAGCGTGATCGCGCGTCTGGCGGGGTCGGATCCGGATGCCGGAGCACTCGTCGCCCACGCCCATCTCGACGTCGTGCCCGTCGAGGCCGAGAACTGGACGCACCCGCCCTTCGGGGCCGAGATCCACGACGGCGTCCTGTACGGCCGAGGGGCCGTCGACATGAAGAACTTCGCCGGGATGCTGCTCGCGATCGCCCGCGCCTTCCGCCGCGACGGCATCGTGCCGCGGCGCGACCTGATCTTCGCCTTCTTCGCCGACGAAGAGGCCGGGGGCGTCTGGGGCGCACGGTGGATCGTCGACAACCGCCCCGAGCTGTTCGCCGGAGCCACCGAAGCGCTCAGCGAAGTGGGCGGCTTCTCGCTGCCGCTGCCCGACGACCGCTGCGCCTACCTCGTCGCCACCGCCGAGAAGGGCGTCACCTGGGCCACACTCACCGCGCGCGGCCACGCGGCCCACGGCTCGCGGCCCACCGCCGACAACGCCATCGTGCGGCTGTCGCGGGCGGTCGCCGCCGTCGGCGCGCACCGCTTCCCCCTCGTGCGCACGGCCACCCTCGAGCGTTTCCTCGAGGTCTACGGACGCGCCAGCGGTCGTCCCTTCGACGGTGCCGACCTCGACGACGATCTCGAGCGGCTGGGTTTCGCCGCCTCGCTGATCGGCGCGAGCACCCGCTCGACGGCCTCGCCCACCGTGCTCGAGGCGGGCACCAAGACGAACGTCATCCCCTCGTCGGCCTCGGCGCGCCTCGACATCCGCGTGCTGCCCGGGCAGGACGACGCCCTGCGCGACGAGCTCACGGCGCTCGTCGGACCCGACATCGAGATCGCGTGGGGACGCGCGGTGCACGCGATCGAGTCGCCCGTCGACGCGCGGCTCGTCGACGTGCTGCAGGACGCCATCACCGCGGAGGACCCCGGGGGCACGGTCGTGCCGTACCTGCTGCCTGCCAGCACCGACAACAAGCACCTCGCACACCTCGGCATCCGGGGCTACGGTTTCGTGCCGTTGCGGGTGCCCGCCGACTTCGACGTGTTCGGGCAGTTCCACGCCGCCGACGAGTGCGTGCCCGTCGACGCCCTGCACTTCGGCACGCGGGTGACGGCTCGGATCCTGCGCGAGGCGTGAGGCCGGCCGGGCGGCGGCGAGGTCGCCGCACGGCCCCCCGCTGCGGCGGGCCGAACTCCTGAGGAACCGGATGCCGAGGCCGACTCCGCCGCGAAACGACGCGCCGCGCGCCGCGCCGCCGTCGCGATCCTCAGGAGTTCGGCCCGCCCCGGCCCGGTGCCCCGCCTGCCCCCGGCCCCGCCGTACCTCGACGAGCCGTCACGCGCAGGCCTGTTACCCCGCGTGGCGCGGGGTTGCGGTGCGTATCGGGGCGTTGCGGCGTGTGAAACCGCGCCGCACGCGCCCTCCGACCCCGTCATAGCGTTTCGGTCACCCACCGGCGTCCCCGCCGGTCCGGAGTCCGAGGAGCACCCATGACCACCACCGCGCCGGCGTCCGCCGCCCGCCCGAACGCCGAACCCACCGGCACGCCCGCCGCCGCCCGAATCGACCTCGGCACCATCGCCGTCGTCCCCACGCGTCACTGGTGGCGCTGGATCTTCAGCGCGCTGCTGGTGTTCGTCGTCGCGCAGTTCGCGTGGAGCCTCGTCACGAACGACCGCTACATGTGGGACACCTTCGCGCAGTACTTCTTCTCGGAGCCCGTGCTCATCGGCATCGGTTACACGCTCTCGCTCACCGCCATCTCGACGGTCGTGGGGTTCACGCTCGGCACGGTCCTCGCCCTCGGCCGCCTGTCGGCGTCGCCGCTGCTCAACGCCGCGGCGTGGGGCTACATCTGGTTCTTCCGCTCGGTGCCCCTCGTGGTGCAGATCATCGTCTGGTACAACCTCGGCTACCTGTACCCGACACTGGGCCTGGGCACCCCGTTCACCACCGACTTCTGGATCGTGGAGTTCCCGACGGTGCAGCTGGTCAGCGCGTTCGCGGCGGCAATCCTGGGGCTGGGTCTTCATCAGGCGGCCTACTCGGCCGAGATCATCCGCGGCGGTCTCGTCTCGGTCGACCCCGGTCAGCACGAGGCGGCGGCGGCGCTGGGCATCCCGGCATCCCGTCGGCTGTTCCGCATCATCCTCCCGCAGGCCATGCGCTCGATCGTGCCCAACGCCACGAACGAGGTGATCGGTCTGGTGAAGGGCGCGTCGGTGGTCTTCGTGATCGCCATCCCCGAACTCTTCTACGCGGTGCAGGTCATCTACAACCGCAACAGCCGGGTGATCCCGCTGCTGCTGGTGGCGGTGGTCTGGTACACGCTCATCACGACGATCCTCAGCGTCGCCCAGTACTACATCGAGCGCCACTACGCCCGGGGCGCGGCTCGGGCCCTGCCGCCGACCCCGGTGCAGCGGGCGCGCACCTGGGCCGGCGTCCAGTGGGCGCGCCTCGGCGACACCCCGGCGCCGCCGGGGCGAACGGATGCCACCGAGCCCGCCGCGACGTCGACGGGGGGCCGCGCATGACCGCCGTCACCGCGACGCGCGGGCTCGTCGAGATCCATAACGTGCACAAGAGCTTCCACGGCGTCGAAGTGCTCAACGGCATCGACCTCACGGTCGAGCCCGGCGAGGTCGTGGCGCTGCTCGGACCCAGCGGTTCCGGCAAGTCGACGCTGCTGCGCACGATCAACCACCTCGAGACGGTGGATGCCGGCTCGATCACGGTCGACGGCGAGTTCATCGGCTACGAGCTGCGCCACGGCAGGCTGCACGAGTTGCACGAGCGCGAGGTGCTGCAGCGGCGGACGCGGGTGGGGATCGTGTTCCAGAACTTCCACCTCTTCCCCCACCTCACCGCGCTCGAGAACATCACCGAGGCGCCCCTGGCCCTGAAACGGCTGGGGAGAGACGAGGCGCGCGGGCTCGGCCGGAGCCTGCTCGACCGGGTCGGTCTCGCCGACAAGGCCGACGCCTACCCGAGGCAGCTCTCGGGCGGCCAGCAGCAGCGCGTCGCCATCGCTCGAGCGCTGGCCCTCACACCTCAGGTGCTGCTCTTCGACGAACCCACGAGCGCGCTCGATCCGGAACTCGTCGGCGAGGTGCTCGACGTCATCCGCGACCTCGCGAAGCTCGGCACCACGCTGGTGATCGTCACGCACGAGATCGGCTTCGCCCGCGAGGTGGCCGATCGCGTCGTGTTCCTCGACCAGGGGCGCATCGTCGAACAGGGCACGCCCGACCAGGTGCTGGAACACCCGCGGCACCCGCGTACGCGCGAGTTCCTGGCCAAAGTCCTCGGCTGAACCCGAGCCCCGCCCCCCGAGTCGCGCCGCCCGCGCGCTCGCTCCGACCCGTACCCGAAACGCCTTCCGGCGCCCGCCGGAGGCATCACACCGCCGTCCGTGACGCGACACCGGCGCCACGGCATCCACCCCTCACAAGGAGACACAGCATGGCCCTCAGCAAGAAGCAGAGCATCGCGATCGGCGTGATCGCCGCGGCGGTCGTCGCCGTCGTCGCCGGCGGCGTCGCCCTCGGCATCAACCGCCCGGCCGAAGCGGTCGCGGCGGCGGAGCCCTCGGCATCCGCCCCCGCCGTCGAGTGGGTGCACACCGATCCGATCCCCGACGCCGTCGCCGCGCTCGAAGCCAGCGGCTTCACGCCCATCGAGCCGGGCAAGCTCACCGTCGCGGTCGGAGCCTTCGTGCCCCCGCTGAGCTACGTGCCCGACGGCGAGACGCTGCCCGCCGGCACCGAGCCCAACATCGGCTCGCTCATCGCCGAGAGCCTCGGCCTCGAGTACAACCCCGTCGTGGTGGCGTGGGCGGATTGGCCCCTCGGCATCCAATCGGGCAAGTACGACCTCATCACCTCGAACGTCACCGTGACCGAGGAGCGCAAGGAGCTGTACGACTTCGCCAGCTACCGGCAGGACCTGCTCGGCTTCGCCGTGCGCTCCGACAGCGCGATCGAGAAGATCGACAAGGCCGACGACATCTCGGGCCTCAAGGTCGTCGTGGGCTCGGGCACGAACCAAGAGAAGGTGCTGCTGAGCTGGAACACCGAGCTGACGGCCGCGGGCAAGGCCCCCGCCGAGCTCAACTACTACGACGACAATGCCGCGGCGACCCTCGCCCTGCAGTCGGGCCGCGTCGACGCGACCTTCGGTCCGAACGCCACCGCCGCGTGGGCGGCGAAAGAGACCGGCGAGACCAAGATCGTCGGGATCGTCCCCGGCGGCTGGCCGCTGCAGGCCGACATCGCCGCGGGCACGAAGAAGGGCAACGGGCTCGTCGAGCCGGTCAACGTCGCGCTCGAGGAGCTCATCCGGAATGGAAAGTACGCCGACGTGTTGAAGGTGTGGAACCTCGAGTCCGAGGGCATCGAGACCTCGCAGATCAACCCGCCCGGACTCCCGAAGTCCTGACCTGAACGCGGCCCGGTCCTCGAGACCGGGCCGCGTTCTCGCTTCCTCGAAGGGATGCCATGACCACCTCCCTCCCCGCCGACCGCGCCGCGGGCGCCGGCGACGCCCTCGCGCCGGCCGAAGCCCGCACCGACGCCCCCGCCCTGACCATCCGCCTCGTCACGCCCGACGAGCACGCGGATGCCGGGCGCCTCACCGCCGACGCCTACCGCCACAGCTACGAAGGGCTCACCGCGGGCTACCTCGCGTCGCTCGCCGACGTTGCGACCCGGGTCGCGCAGGGCGAGGTGTGGGTCGCCCTCGACGGCGACGAGATCGTGGGCACCGTCTGGACACCCCGGCCCGGCGAGCGCCTGTCTCCGCTCGCGGTCGAGGGCGAGCTCGACTTCCGTCAGCTCGCCGTCGCGCCGACGGCCCGGGGGCGCGGCGTGGGCGAGGCCCTCACCCGTCACGTGATCGAGCTCGCCCGGGCGCGCGGAGCGGAGCGCGTCGTGATGAACAGCGGCCCCGAGATGCTGGGCGCCCACGCGCTGTACCTCAAGCTCGGCTTCCGCCGGCTGACCGAGCGCGAGCATCCGGTCGAGGTCGAGCCGGGGCGCTTCCTCGACCTGCGGGCATTCGCGTACGACCTCTGACGGCGCTGGTGCGACCCGCCCCGCACCGTTCGGGGCGGGGTTCGTGCAGTGGGGCGGTCATTGTCCGCCCCACTGCACGTTTCGCGCCCCGAACCCCCGCGCTCGGGCGGGCCGCCTCGCGCTCGCGCCGATGACGGCGACGTCGAGGATGTCGTCGGTCACGCGGCCGGCGATCCCGCGGCCAGCGGCTTCGCGAAGCACCGCGAGGCGGGGAACCGCACGTACGGCGCAAACGTGTCGATGGCGTGGTACCCGATGCGCTCGTACAGCGCGATGGCCTCGGGCTGCCGGTCGCCGGTCTGCAGGATGAGCCGGGACGCGCCCCGGTGCCGCGCGATGCGCTCGAGCTCGGCCATGAGCGCGCGACTCGCCCCCTGCCCGCGGGCGCGGCGATCGACGAAGACACGCTTGACCTCGAGCTCGCCGCCGAGGGCGCGGAGCGCCGCGTGGCCGACCGGCTCTCCGGACGACCCGTCGTGCACGAGCAGCACGTCGACGATCGTGGCGGGATCGACCGCGAAGTCCTCGGCCAGCAGGGCGCGCGTCTCGTCATCGAACGCCGCGAACGCCGCGGCGTACCGCGGGCCGATCTCGTCATCCATCGCGGCGCGCAACGCCACCGCCCGCTCGTCGTGCCAGTCGACCCGCTCGATCGTCCACGTGCTGTCCACCGCCGTCATCCCGTCAGTATCTCCCCGCTCCTCACGACTCTCCCCCGGCACCGGAAACCGCGGGTAACACTTCGGCGGGCGACACCCGCCACGCGGAGTCGCCGACCGTCACCGGGCGTCGAACGTCTTCACACGCCGTCATCGTGGGGTGGTCCGGTTGCGCGTCTCGTGACCCCCGGCTTGCACGGCCGCCGCGACCGGCGCAGAGTGTCCCGGTGACCTCCGCATCGCTCCTCGACGTCCCCCACGCCGACGCCACCGTCCTCGACAACGCCGCCTGGCACTCCCTGGCCGGCCCGCACTCCTCGTTCGCCATCGGCGGCGACCTCGTCCGCCGGTATCCCGAGGACGTCGCGCCGTTCGTCGCCGTGCGCACGTGGGACGAACCCGGGGTCTGGGACGCCCTGCGCGACCTCGTCGGACCGGGCGCCGACGTCGGCCTGTCGGGCTACGAGGGCGGCTTCCCCGAGGGGTGGGAGTACCTCGGCGGAGGCGAGGGGGTGCAGCTCGTCGAGACCGACGCCCTGCGGACGCGTCCCGATGACGAAGCGATCGAACTGGATGCCGCGGACGCGGCCGACATGATCGCGATCGTCGACCGTAATCAGCCCGGCCCCTTCCGGCCCCGCACCTACGAGCTGGGTCGATACATCGGCATCCGTCGCGAAGGCCGCCTGGTGGCCATGGCCGGCGAGCGCCTCCACCCCACGGGGTGGACCGAGATCAGCGCGGTCGCGGTGGATGCCGACCACCGGCGCCAGGGCCTCGCCTCGCGCCTCGTGCTCGACGTGGCGTTCCACATCCAGCAGCGCGGGGACCGCGCACTGCTGCACGCGGCGGCGACGAACGTCGGGGCGATCGCGGCGTACGAGCGACTGGGTTTCGCGCTGCGGCGGCGGAACCGGTTCGTCTCGGTGCGGACACCGGCGTGAGCCGACGGCGGGCCCTCGGCGCAACCGTGCTCTGACCGCGGGACTTCGCCGTAACCGCTGCTCGATCGAGCGCTGAGCGCGTCAGCCCCGCATCTCGCCCGGTTCGGGCCGAGAACTCACCCTCTGCGAACCCTCACGGGCCGACGGTGACAGGAGTGCCGAGAGGGAGGATCTGGGCGAGCTCGGTGATGTCGGCGTTGGACAGGCGGATGCACCCGTGACTGGCGGACTGGCCGATGCTCGCCTCGTCATCGGTGCCGTGCAGGCCGATCTGCCCCGGGCCCCCACCGAAGCTGGAGAGCACGTCGGAGAACGCCGATAAGCCGAAGGCGTAGGGTCCGTACCCCTCGTTCGTGGGCTCCAAGAGCTCGGTGAGGTAGAACGCACCGTGGGGCGTGGGGGTTCCACCCGTGCCCGTGGCCGCGGCGTAGGTCTTCACCGCTCGGCCGCTCTCGCTCAGCGTCAGGGTGTTCTGCTCGGTGGAGACGTCGAGGCTGTAAACGAGGGTCTGCAGGGTGACGGCATCGGCGGCGACCCATCCCGTACTCCCGTTCGGTCGCTGAGCGAGGGCGACCTGCAGCCACCCGTCTTGGCGCGCGACGACGAGGAGCGTCAGCGGCGCACCGGACTCCTGGGGGTTCGGGAGCGTCTGGGTCACGTCGCCGCCGGGCTCCGCGTGGATCGCGAGCTGCTCCGCGACGGCGGTCGCCGAGGTTCCGACGGCGGGTGGTGCGGTGGATTCGGGACTGCGGAACTTCGGTACGGGGGTGGCGGCGGAGCGGGAGGCGGCCGGCGTCGCCGCGGGCGGGCTCGCCGCGACGCACCCGGTGAAGAGCAGGGCCACCAGCAGGGTCGATGCTCCCACCAGGGCGCGAGCGGTCGTACGGCGGATCACGGGCTTCTCCGGAGGATCAGGAACACGGACGCGCCGGGCCGGGACGTGCGTCCCTGCCCGGCGCGGGGGCGAGTGTCTGCGCTCAGCCCGTGAAGGTCGCCGCGCGCTTGACGGGCGTCGCCGCGGGAGCAGTGACCGGGGCGATGCCGCTGGGGGCGGCGTCGGCGGTCACCTCGAAGCTGGCGGGCTCCGAGACGATGCTGAGGTCGCTCGCGGCCGCGATCAAGGCGTACCGGTCCACCACCGCGTAGGTGCTGTCCGGCTGAGGGATGTAGACGAACGACACGACGCCATCCGGCCCCGCAACGGCATCCGGTCCGACCAGGTCGCCGGTTGCCGCGTTGAAGACGAAGAGCGAGACGGACGCGCCCGGGGCGAACCCCGTGAAGCTGACAGAGACGCCACCCGCCAGGTAGTCGGAGAGCGAGATCGAGGGCGAACTCACCGATGAGGTGGGTCGAGGGACGACCGTCACCGTCGTCGAGGCGAGTGCGGACCCGCCTGCACCCGTCACCTCGACGGTGTGGACGCCGAGGCCCAGGCCGAGAGGAATGGAGGCTTCGCCGACGTAGGTGCCGTTGGCGTCGGCCGATTCCGCGCCGCCGTCGAGGGGGGCGGTCGGCAGCGGAGTCGCACCGTCGAGAACGAAGGTCAGACCGTCTCCCGGGGTCAGGCCATCGGCGGTCAACGTGAGGAGCCCCTCCTCCGTCACGGTCGACGAACTCGACGTCAGGGTCGCCGACGCGGCCTGTGCGGACACGGCGCTACCCAGTGCGACAGACGCGACGACGAGGGTGGTCGCCAGGAGAGCGGCCGAGCGCCTCAGCATCGCGCGAGGAGGAGATGACAGATTCGACATGCGGGTTCCCTTTCGAGGAATCGGGGCGAGACATCGTGAAGCAGGTGTCGACGCCGGCTGTGACGCCCAGGCGCAACGGGCATCTGCTTCACGGAGCCCGGTGCGTGAGCCTCCGCAGTAGACCACGCCGGATGCCGCCCTCTTCACCGGGTCCCGGTCCGGCGAAGCGGGTGAAAAACGCTGGCCGAGAACTCACCCCCGGCGGCGTGACTGCGCATGACGACGCGCGGCCCACCCCTCCGCTGCCCCGGCTACCGTGGCCGGTGTGACCCGCGCGCTCCGCTCCCTCGGCTTCCTCACCATCGGCCTCTTCGACCGCGACGACCCGCGCGCCGGGCACGAGACCACCCTGTCGATCATCGAGCGCGGCGAGCGCCTCGGCTTCGACAGCGCGTGGCTGCGTGATCGGCACCTGCAGTACGGCCTGTCCTCCCCCGTCGCGGTGCTCGCCGCGGCATCCCAGCGCACGAGTCGCATCCGGCTCGGAACCGCGGTCATCCCGCTCGGCTACGAGAACCCGTTCCGCCTCGCCGAAGACCTGGCCACCGTCGACGTGCTCAGCGGTGGACGCCTGGAGCCGGGCTTCTCGGTGGGTCCGCCGCGCCGGCTCGACGAGATCGCCGCCGCGCTGTACCCCGACACGTCCGACCACGAGGACTTCGGATACGGGCGCCTCGCGCGGCTCCGCCGCTTCCTCGCGGGCGAGGCCGTCAGCCCGTTCGCGGGCACCGAGGGCATCGAGGAGTATTCCGAGCGCATCGAACCGCACTCCGCGGGCCTCGCCGACCGGCTCTGGTACGGCGCAGGAAGCCCCACCTCGACGACCTGGGCGGCCGAGAACGGCTTCCACCTACTGACCAGCAGCGTCATCCAGTCGACGACGTCGACCGACTTCGACACCGAGCAGTACGCGCAGATCCGCCTGTACCGCGACACGCACGCCGACGGCCAGAACGCCCGCGTGTCACAGGGTCTCGTGGTGGTCCCCACCGACACGGCCACACCCGACCAGCGTCGGCGATACGAGGCCTACGCCGAGTCGCGGCGCGGGCGCGTCGGCATCCCCCAGGGTCCCCGCGGGCTGCTGTTCGCCGCCGACCTCGTCGGCACCTCGGAGCAGATCGCCGAGCAGCTGCAGGCGACGGCGTCGTTCGCCGAGATCGACGAGGTGGCCTTCGCCCTGCCGTTCGACCTCGCACCCGACGACTACGTGCAGATCCTCGAGGACATCGCGGGGCGGTTGGGGCCGCTGCTGGGGTGGAGCCCGACGCCGTGAGCCCCGCCGCGCCGCGAGCATAACCTCAGCGATACGCACAACCTCAGCCGGCATCCCCCGAACCGAACGGAGGTTGTGCACATCGCCGACCCTGCGCACACCCGCCGGCGCCGCCCCGCGCCACCTCGCGCGACGCCGGCACCGACCCTGCGCGCACCCGTGCGCCCCGCCTCAGCGCTGCCGCGACACCGCGCGCGCGAGGCGGGCCGCGGCCGTGCGCAGGTCGTCTTCGTCGGTGTCGCCGTAGGCCAGACGCAGGTGCCGGTCGGCGTCGGTTCCGGGGCCGGAGGCGAAGAACGACCCGCGCTGGTACTCCACGCCCTCGGCGCTCGCGTCGGCCGCGAGCCGGTCGGCATCGATCGCCTCATCGTTCAGCCGCGGCCAGAGGAACAGTCCGCCGTCGGGCACCGCGACGTCGAACACCCCCGGGGCCTCGGCCTCCAGAGCATCGGCGAGCGCCCGGGCGCGCGAGCGGTACAGCGACCGCGCCCGCTCAAGCACGCGGTCGAACAGCCCGGCGTCGCTCGTGAGCAGCTCGGCGATCACCGCCTGCACGAAGGTCGACGAGTGCGAGTCCTGGCGGCTGCGCAGGGCCACGGCATCCGGGACCAACCGCTCCGGCAGCACGACCCATCCCAGGCGCAGCCCTGGGCCGAGCGTCTTGGTGAAGGTGTTGACGTGGATGACGTGGTCGGAGTCGTGGAAGGGCGCGACCGACTCGGGCTCGCCGTGGAACCGCAGCTCGCGGTAGGGGTCGTCGGCGAAGACCACGAAGCCGTAGGTTTCGGCCAGGGCCACGAGTTCGCGACGGCGCTCGGTCGGCAACGATGACTGCGACGGGTTGTGGAACTCCGGCACCGTGTACACCGCGGCGGGGCGCGCTCCGTCGCGCAGCTGCGAGGCGAGCTCGTCGACGTCGAGCCCCTCGGCCCCGACGCGGATGGGCAGCACCCGCGCGTCGGCCAGCTCGAGGCCGCGCAGGAACAGCGGGAACACCGGGTTGTCGACGGCCACGAGGTCGCCGCGCTCGAGCACCGTCTGCACCGCGAGAGCGAGGCCGTGGAAACCGCCGTTGGTCACGAGCAC
This window contains:
- a CDS encoding L,D-transpeptidase family protein, with amino-acid sequence MIRRTTARALVGASTLLVALLFTGCVAASPPAATPAASRSAATPVPKFRSPESTAPPAVGTSATAVAEQLAIHAEPGGDVTQTLPNPQESGAPLTLLVVARQDGWLQVALAQRPNGSTGWVAADAVTLQTLVYSLDVSTEQNTLTLSESGRAVKTYAAATGTGGTPTPHGAFYLTELLEPTNEGYGPYAFGLSAFSDVLSSFGGGPGQIGLHGTDDEASIGQSASHGCIRLSNADITELAQILPLGTPVTVGP
- a CDS encoding GNAT family N-acetyltransferase; the encoded protein is MTSASLLDVPHADATVLDNAAWHSLAGPHSSFAIGGDLVRRYPEDVAPFVAVRTWDEPGVWDALRDLVGPGADVGLSGYEGGFPEGWEYLGGGEGVQLVETDALRTRPDDEAIELDAADAADMIAIVDRNQPGPFRPRTYELGRYIGIRREGRLVAMAGERLHPTGWTEISAVAVDADHRRQGLASRLVLDVAFHIQQRGDRALLHAAATNVGAIAAYERLGFALRRRNRFVSVRTPA
- a CDS encoding ABC transporter substrate-binding protein; protein product: MALSKKQSIAIGVIAAAVVAVVAGGVALGINRPAEAVAAAEPSASAPAVEWVHTDPIPDAVAALEASGFTPIEPGKLTVAVGAFVPPLSYVPDGETLPAGTEPNIGSLIAESLGLEYNPVVVAWADWPLGIQSGKYDLITSNVTVTEERKELYDFASYRQDLLGFAVRSDSAIEKIDKADDISGLKVVVGSGTNQEKVLLSWNTELTAAGKAPAELNYYDDNAAATLALQSGRVDATFGPNATAAWAAKETGETKIVGIVPGGWPLQADIAAGTKKGNGLVEPVNVALEELIRNGKYADVLKVWNLESEGIETSQINPPGLPKS
- a CDS encoding GNAT family N-acetyltransferase, encoding MTTSLPADRAAGAGDALAPAEARTDAPALTIRLVTPDEHADAGRLTADAYRHSYEGLTAGYLASLADVATRVAQGEVWVALDGDEIVGTVWTPRPGERLSPLAVEGELDFRQLAVAPTARGRGVGEALTRHVIELARARGAERVVMNSGPEMLGAHALYLKLGFRRLTEREHPVEVEPGRFLDLRAFAYDL
- a CDS encoding PLP-dependent aminotransferase family protein, which produces MTLLVSSRPALIEAFTVPKGFGDQTLRDRRPDAIELLGGIPDPSVLPTAELAEATARVLAAPGAPSLQYSRTEGIPALREWIAAREGVAVERVLVTNGGFHGLALAVQTVLERGDLVAVDNPVFPLFLRGLELADARVLPIRVGAEGLDVDELASQLRDGARPAAVYTVPEFHNPSQSSLPTERRRELVALAETYGFVVFADDPYRELRFHGEPESVAPFHDSDHVIHVNTFTKTLGPGLRLGWVVLPERLVPDAVALRSRQDSHSSTFVQAVIAELLTSDAGLFDRVLERARSLYRSRARALADALEAEAPGVFDVAVPDGGLFLWPRLNDEAIDADRLAADASAEGVEYQRGSFFASGPGTDADRHLRLAYGDTDEDDLRTAAARLARAVSRQR
- a CDS encoding LLM class flavin-dependent oxidoreductase — protein: MAGVTRALRSLGFLTIGLFDRDDPRAGHETTLSIIERGERLGFDSAWLRDRHLQYGLSSPVAVLAAASQRTSRIRLGTAVIPLGYENPFRLAEDLATVDVLSGGRLEPGFSVGPPRRLDEIAAALYPDTSDHEDFGYGRLARLRRFLAGEAVSPFAGTEGIEEYSERIEPHSAGLADRLWYGAGSPTSTTWAAENGFHLLTSSVIQSTTSTDFDTEQYAQIRLYRDTHADGQNARVSQGLVVVPTDTATPDQRRRYEAYAESRRGRVGIPQGPRGLLFAADLVGTSEQIAEQLQATASFAEIDEVAFALPFDLAPDDYVQILEDIAGRLGPLLGWSPTP
- a CDS encoding GNAT family N-acetyltransferase translates to MTAVDSTWTIERVDWHDERAVALRAAMDDEIGPRYAAAFAAFDDETRALLAEDFAVDPATIVDVLLVHDGSSGEPVGHAALRALGGELEVKRVFVDRRARGQGASRALMAELERIARHRGASRLILQTGDRQPEAIALYERIGYHAIDTFAPYVRFPASRCFAKPLAAGSPAA